The sequence below is a genomic window from Candidatus Bathyarchaeota archaeon.
CACAAACTATACTGTTTGGATGCAAAAACTGGCGAGGCGATCTGGACCTATACCACGGGGGACACGATTGCGGGGGCTTCGCCTGCGGTTGCTAATGGTAAAGTCTACATTGGATCATACGACCACAAAATATACTGTTTGAATGCTAATGAAGGCTGGGTGATTTGGAGTTACGATACACAAACGTATGTTGGCACATCGCCTGCTATTGCCAACGGAATTGTCTACGCCAATTCGTTTGATGTGCTCTATGCTTTTGTTGGTTCCCCTGGTTCCCCTGAACCAACGCCTAAAACAAACCCAACAACCGCGGCTACGAATTCTCCGTCACAAGAAAATACTCCAAAACAAACACCGACTCCAAAGCCGCAGTCGCAGCCATCCACAATACAAGTGGCCACAAACACTGGAGCTTTGCTTAACTTCACAATTAAAGGAAACATAACAGGTTCACAGATTTCAAGTGCTGTTATAACCACAAATCAATCTGCCAAAACCACCCAGTTGTCGTTTAACTTGACTGGTCAGAGTGGAACCATAGGGTTTAGCAATATCACAATTCCAAAAAATGCTGCCTCTTACGGAAACTCACTTGCCGTTTTTATCGATGGGCAACCAGCTGAACAGCAGGGCTACGCGCAAGACGCTGTTAACTACTACGTTTGGTACACGACGCACTTCAGTAGCCACCAATTATCTATAATCTTCTCAACGGATTCTGCGAATACAACTGTGTCGCCTGAGGTACCGTGGGCGCAGGGATTCAGTTTAACGCAGATAATCGGTGGGGCAGCGGTTGGCATAGTTATTGTGGGCATCATTACTGCTTTGTTAGTGGTTGTAATCCGAAGGGGCGAAAAGACTCAAACAAAAAGAACCGATAAAGAAGAATAATCGCAAAATTGAGCTATAAACAGCTGTTACGAATACGGGACTATTCCAACAAAACCTAACGTTATTGCTCCCTTGAACGCTCTTTTCCTCAGCCAGGGGCGCCGGAGCGTTTATCGCAGAGGGCTTTTTGTTTGTCATAGAAGGGTTTGTATATTTAAGTGGCTTTATCAGTTGCATTCGGCGTGGGCGAGTAGCTCAGTACGGATAGAGCACCAGCCTCCTAAGTTGGGGGTCGAGGGTTCAAATCCCTCCCCGCCCGCCACCCTTTACGGTAACAAAACTTTAGTAATAGTTTCTCATGAGGTAATCCAGAGGTCATAACTGTGAAGTTTGGAGTAGTTGTGGAAAAAGACGAATACGGCTATTATGTTGCTTCTGTTCCCGAGTTACCGGGTTGCCATACACAAGCTAAAACGCTTGATGAAGTTATGAAGCGCATCAAGGAAGCAATCGAAGCCTGTTTAATGGCTGAAGGCGCCCAAAGACGTAGCCGCACCGAGTTGGTCGGTGTTCAATTCGTTGAGGTTTCAGCTGAATGAGTTTGAAGCCCCAACCAGCAACAAAAATCATCAAAGCGCTTTCTAAAATAGGTTTTAGAATCGTGAGGCAGCATGGCAGCCATGTTGTTCTCAAAAATGCAGACGGACAAGTTACCGTTGTTCCAGTGCATCCAGGCGAAGATATAGGCCCAGGGTTGCTAACAAAAATCATCAAAGATACGGGTCTTTCAAAAGAAGAATTCCTAGAATTACTCAAATAGCCAGTCGCCAGAGTTGGGGGTCGAGGGTTCAAATCCCTCCCCGCCCGCCACCCACAATCCCATACGCCTTTCCTTAATGTGTAAAGCGCACAGGATCTTTGTATAACTTTAGTCTATTTATTGGGGAAACCAACGTTGCATATGCTCTAACCGTAAGACCTAAATGTTTAGGCGATAGACAGTACACAAAGCAGGGTTACATTTGGCTAACCAAGAAAAAACTAATATTACAACATATCAGCCTGGGCAAATACAAAAAAACGTTGATGAATTTACAAGCGAGTTAACGACTTATCTCAATACCTTGGGCTTGCCATCTACAAATGTCTTGGTAGCAATACCGGAAAGGAAAAATGTCATTAATAACTTACCGTCGGTTGTTGAACGTCTCGATCCTTTAGCTAGGAGTAGTTCAGTCTACATATCGAAATTTACGGCAGCATGTGCAGTCGGACTATTTGATGCAGCACTAAATTTTCTATGGGATGAAACAATCGCAAGCCTTCGTGAAAAGGCTTCACGATTTGATCTAGAGTTCTTCTTTAGTAGTGTTGTGACAGATCAAAATCGGCGCTCAAAGCTACATACCGCTGAAGATCTTGAGAAACTTGAAGATTGGGAACTAGTCAGAGGTTGCCAATTAACCGGAATACTCTCGGACATTGGGTTTAAACATCTTGATTATATAAGAGATGTAAGAAATTGGGCTAGTGCGGCTCATCCCAATCAGAATCAATTGACTGGCCTGCAAGTTGTTACTTGGCTAGAGACTTGTATTAAAGAAGTAATTGGTAAAGAACCCTCGGGACCAGCTATACAAATACGGCTCCTTCTTGAAAATATTAGAACAAAAGTTTTAAGTTCTCCAGATGTAAAAGCAACAATCGCAAATGTTCAAAATCTTTCCATAGAAATGGCTTCATCGCTCCTGCGAACAATTTTCGGAATGTACACTGATCCGGCAATGACGGCATCCGCCAAGAATAACATTAAACTTATTGCCAAAGCGGTATGGGACGTATCACCAGATGAACGGAGATACGAAGTAGGATTAAAATTTGCAACATTTGATGCAAACGCCGATATTACGCGCCGCGACGCAGCAAGGGAGTTCCTAGAAATCTCAGAAGGTATGTCCTACCTTCCTACAGAAACCCTTGCAAGGGAATTGCAGGAAAAGGTACAGAATTTGCTCACCGCACACTACGGAATGAATAACTTCTACAATGAAACATCGCATGCAAAAATGCTAGCCGAACAAGTTCCAAAGACTGGAAAAATCCCTAAATCTATAAGGGCTGAATATGTTAAGACTCTGATATTGTGTCGCATTGGAAACTTCTATGGATTATCATGGGCTGCAAGCGATTACTATGACGAGTTAATCTCTCGCTTTCAAGAAGTCGAGATCCAACAAGTTGCGCGTTTATTACTGGATAAGGAAGTATTTTCGCGTATGCAGAATACTGCTTGCGCCTCTCGATTCTTAGCAATCTGTGCCAACTTGAGAAAACGCGCAACAAACACTCATACCACGAGCGTTTTAGATAGGATTCTCAAGATGCGCTCAGATGAACTATCAGCCGCTGATATTACCAAAGACTTTACCCCCTTGTTATCTTCACTGACACTCAGTTAACCTTAACACCGATAGACATCACTCAGCTAAGAAAACCTGAAGGCCTATTAAAGACATAGAAAAGAGGGAAGTTGTTGAGTGATGTTATCTCCGCAAGCAAAATCTCGAGCCGAGCAGGGGTTCAAATCTCTCCCCGCCCGCCACTCCGCCACTTGGATAATTAAGCTATGATTTGTTTCTGCTTTAAAGGAATCCTAACTTCAAAGGTGGTTCCCTTCCCCTTCTGGCTCGTATAGGTTATTGTTCCACCTAACGCTTCAACGAGTCGTTTAACAACCGCTAAGCCTAACCCTTGACCCTTAGACTTGGTTGTCACCATCGGAGTAAACAGCTTGGGCTTGATTTCCTCAGGAATACCCAAACCGGTGTCCCCCACGTAAACCTCTACGTTTCCGTCTTTCTCCAGAGCCCGAACCGTTAAGATTCCCCCGTTAGGCATCGCTTGAATCCCGTTAAGAACCAGGTTAGTGAGTACTCGCCTAAAAAACTCAGGGTCCACTTCCACCGGTTCATGGATATCGACGTCTGTTTGTATTTCTATGTTTTTAGGAAACTTTATTCCACCGATGGTTTTGAAAACCTGTTCCCGAAAATCCACTTGGACACAACTGGGGTTGAGGGGGCGAGCAAAATCCTGCAGGTCAGCAACGATTTTGTTAATATACGAAATGTTGTCTTCGATGCCCTGGATGCTTTCCTGCAATTCCTCTTTTACGCTGCTTTGGGGCATCTCATCTAAACCGGTCCTAAGAAGGTAGATATCGCCCTCTATTGCTTGCAGGGGATTACGGATGTCATGGCCAATCATTCCCGCGGTCATGCCTATGGCGCTAAGCCTCTCGGAATTCTTAAGCTGCAAGGTTTTTTCCTCCACAACCCTCTCCAGTTCTTTTGAATGTTTTTCAACCTTAACTTTCATCTCTGATAGGTTAGCCATATTCTTGAAGTCTCTTCTGCGAAAGAGCTGCAGATTATACGAGCAAATCACAGTAACAAAAAAGGCAGTTACCAAACTGAACACGACGGTAAATAAGCCATAATCCCAAGGCAACCCTGAAGAAACCACAATTATCTCGCCTGCACAGGCAGTTGCCGACAGAATAATTTGGCTGACAAGCTTGGTTGGTATGTAAAGCCCCACAAGCAGAATCACCGCTGCAGTAATCACGGAATGGGTAAGGAAACTCTGGGGGCGAGTGGCATTAAACGTCAACATAGCAATGATTAAAGCAAAAGCCAAAACGAACAGCACTTTATCGTAGACTTGGTAACTGTTCACTTTAGCCAGGTACACCGCTACGGATATGGCTACTGCAGACAATGCAACCCTTATTGCTAGCGAGAAGAAGAAAACTTGAGACAACCCCAGAATTTGGTAATCGTTGAAGGCAAAAGCAATCCACGCTGCAACTGCAATGATCAACCCATACCTTGCGAGTTTGATGTCTTCCTTAGCATACCAGGTTCGGTACTGTCTTTCCTCTAAGTAATTTAACCCAAACAACGGTTTATTAAACAAAGATGACCCTGAGTTGACTGCTAACCTTTTTTGGTTCACTAACTATTTAAGGTTTTAAGTATAACAGCTGCCTTGAAACACATGTGAAGGATAACTGAGGGCGGAACATACATCATATCCTCAGTTAGGGGTCAAGACTCCAAATCCCCGTCCACCCGCCAAGCAACCTTGCCCTCTTCGTTTAAAGCCTCATTCTTTTGGATGCCTCTTTAGGTATGGGGTTTTCGATGATTAACCCCCGTTCTCTGCATAATCTAGCTATGTGTGCGTCGTTACTTACAACCACAGAGATATTGTTTGTTTCCGCAGACGCTATTAGGGTTGCATCAAATGACCGGACCTTGTGGAGTTTAGCTATTTCAAGGGCTTTTCGGGCAGTATCGACTGTCAGAGGTAGAAAACGTATTTTGGTGCTTCTGGTTAACCCGTCAAGTTTGTATTGGGCTTCTTCTCTTTCCACACCATAATCCTCCACCAATGCATGATATGCTTCCATCAGGTTGGCAGCGGTGACTGCGGCGCTTAATTTTCCATGAACTGCATCCTGGAGCAGCGGCCAGCAGTATGGGTGAGCGTCATGTTTCTGGAAGAGCGCATAGGAAAGGATGTCTGCGTCGATTAGCCTCATCTTTTCCAAGCCTTTTCCCGCGAGAAAACCTTATCACGCGCCTCTGATTTGCCTGTTTTGCAGGGTTCTCTTAGGGAGCGGGTTGCTAAATCGTCCTCTTCAACCAATGGAATCAGCTCGATGGAATCCTCTTTCGCAACTAATTCTAGGCGGCCGTCATCTGACAGGCCGTATTTCTCCCTGATTTCTTTAGGGATGACTATGCGTCCTTGCTTGTCAATCGCTACTTCCAATGGCATCACCATTTACCATTGCCACAGATTCGCTTAATAATCTTTCTCGCAAATGTCTAAATTCGGAGCCTCTTAAGCCAGCTTGCAGCCCTAAAAACTCTCCCTCGCCAACTCAAATGTTTTTGATGGCTCTTGGCGTGTATATGATTAAGTAATTGTCTCCCTCGTTAACTTCCAAGGGATAATTTTTGATTAGCTGCCGGATTTTCCTTCGGCATTCAGCACATACGCCGGTGAGGTTGATGGTGTAGCCCAGGGATATGGAATTGTTTGGTCCGGACTCCAAAAAGGAGATGCCTTGGGGAGATAACTCTGGAACGCTTGACTGGATTTCTCTGCAGAGATTAATCGCTTGAGTTCTATCCATCCAATAGCCCCATGCTGCCTGGCGCAGTTTAAAAGGCGGCTTTATTTTAGATAACGTTTCTTGCGAACGCTAATTTGCTTTTTAGTCAAGGCGAATATGCGGCATAGAGAACTGCACTTAACTAAGAGCGGCAACTAACGCAAACAAGCGGGCGGCTTTTTCTAGAAGCGTAGAAGGTTTGGATAAGCGGATTTAGCCTTGCGTTGGCAGATAAGAGGCGTAAAAGTAGTAGGTGTGGCTCGCCTTCTTTTCTGCTAACAGCCAGATCCGCTTAACTTGGCTATCCCGTGTGTGTGAGTTGTGCTCCTTTCTTACAAGAATAGGATAAGCGCGTTTTTGCTTAAAAGGGATATTTCGAATTACGAAATATGTCACCATTAACATGACTTAAGCCTTAAGACCTAACTCTTCCTCCTAACAGCTACTTCTGCAAGAGCCAGCATCAATCCGAAGCCAGAAAAACCCTAAAGATCGTGCCTTTACCCAGGGCGCTCTCAACCTCAATTCTCCCCCCATGAGCCTCCACAATCTTTTTACAAATAGGCAACCCAACCCCCATACCCTTAGCTTTAGTGGTGAAGAAAGGCGTCCAAAGCTTCTCCAAAGTCTGCTTTGACATGCCCACTCCCGAATCAGCAAACTCAACGACAACTTGCTTTCTTGCTTTTCTACTCGATATCGATAACATTCCACCATCTGGCATGGCGTCAAAAGCATTCTTGACGAGGTTAGAGAACACACGAATGATTTTTTCATGGTCAACAAGCACTTCAACCTCGGGGCCGGTCATATTAGCAACCGCGATGTTGCCGGGGGGTGAGAATTGCCGCAGGGAAGTATCAACTAACTCCTTAAGCGGGTACCGCTTCTTCTCCAACTTTATTTCAGTGGAGAAATCAAGCAAATCAGAAACTATTTTGTCTGAGTAATCGACGCATTCGTTGATGGTCTTTAGCATCGCTTTGCTCTCGGCATCTAAATTGGTGTTTCTTTTGCCGATAACGTAAACGGCGTTTTTGATTCCAGCCAAAGGATTGCGCAGGTCATGCGCAACCATCACAGAAACCTCCTTCATGGCTTCGAATTTCTTATCCAGAGTCTCATGCACGGCGCTGTAAACGAGGTTTAGTTCATCTGAACCGACTTTACTGAATTGTTGGGGTTGCTTAGCATTCAACGATGTTGACTTTACCGCTGAGGCAAGTCTTTTGATTGGCCTAATCACCGATGTCTCGATGAGAATCGATAAACCAATTCCTAAGATAACCGCCAAAACGATTGATCCCCCCAAAAAAAGGAAACTCTGGCTCTTTGCTTCCTGAAATGCAACTCGCTCATTAGTTACCTGCAAAACAAGAAGGGGGTTAGAGTGAATATCATTAACTAAAACGTAACCTGACAGTATAA
It includes:
- a CDS encoding PQQ-binding-like beta-propeller repeat protein produces the protein MSAMKKTMFRVMFASAFLLLVAIGTLPDVDFGVADAVADDEWKMLQHDVTHSGYSSSNAPYTNVTLWNYTTHSSYSSPVLANGCVFIASINGYIYCLNALTGTLVWSVYMNKTNIMQAVVPTVVDGKLYIGAGESVYCLNASQGSQIWKYTTGAGITQSSPAVISGRVYIGSIDKNMYCLDAVTGSLIWNFTTGSFVIASPIVANDIVYFGSHDYNFYALNASSGEMIWIRNAGFIVDSSPTFSEGKIYFGTKDGSFICLDASKGTFVWIHVAGSSITGAPAVVDGKVYFGSWDHKLYCLDAKTGEAIWTYTTGDTIAGASPAVANGKVYIGSYDHKIYCLNANEGWVIWSYDTQTYVGTSPAIANGIVYANSFDVLYAFVGSPGSPEPTPKTNPTTAATNSPSQENTPKQTPTPKPQSQPSTIQVATNTGALLNFTIKGNITGSQISSAVITTNQSAKTTQLSFNLTGQSGTIGFSNITIPKNAASYGNSLAVFIDGQPAEQQGYAQDAVNYYVWYTTHFSSHQLSIIFSTDSANTTVSPEVPWAQGFSLTQIIGGAAVGIVIVGIITALLVVVIRRGEKTQTKRTDKEE
- a CDS encoding type II toxin-antitoxin system HicB family antitoxin; the encoded protein is MKFGVVVEKDEYGYYVASVPELPGCHTQAKTLDEVMKRIKEAIEACLMAEGAQRRSRTELVGVQFVEVSAE
- a CDS encoding type II toxin-antitoxin system HicA family toxin, giving the protein MSLKPQPATKIIKALSKIGFRIVRQHGSHVVLKNADGQVTVVPVHPGEDIGPGLLTKIIKDTGLSKEEFLELLK
- a CDS encoding ATP-binding protein, encoding MFNKPLFGLNYLEERQYRTWYAKEDIKLARYGLIIAVAAWIAFAFNDYQILGLSQVFFFSLAIRVALSAVAISVAVYLAKVNSYQVYDKVLFVLAFALIIAMLTFNATRPQSFLTHSVITAAVILLVGLYIPTKLVSQIILSATACAGEIIVVSSGLPWDYGLFTVVFSLVTAFFVTVICSYNLQLFRRRDFKNMANLSEMKVKVEKHSKELERVVEEKTLQLKNSERLSAIGMTAGMIGHDIRNPLQAIEGDIYLLRTGLDEMPQSSVKEELQESIQGIEDNISYINKIVADLQDFARPLNPSCVQVDFREQVFKTIGGIKFPKNIEIQTDVDIHEPVEVDPEFFRRVLTNLVLNGIQAMPNGGILTVRALEKDGNVEVYVGDTGLGIPEEIKPKLFTPMVTTKSKGQGLGLAVVKRLVEALGGTITYTSQKGKGTTFEVRIPLKQKQIIA
- a CDS encoding type II toxin-antitoxin system VapC family toxin, with the translated sequence MRLIDADILSYALFQKHDAHPYCWPLLQDAVHGKLSAAVTAANLMEAYHALVEDYGVEREEAQYKLDGLTRSTKIRFLPLTVDTARKALEIAKLHKVRSFDATLIASAETNNISVVVSNDAHIARLCRERGLIIENPIPKEASKRMRL
- a CDS encoding AbrB/MazE/SpoVT family DNA-binding domain-containing protein — protein: MPLEVAIDKQGRIVIPKEIREKYGLSDDGRLELVAKEDSIELIPLVEEDDLATRSLREPCKTGKSEARDKVFSREKAWKR
- a CDS encoding ATP-binding protein, whose translation is MMKIRTKSLLTIGLLTLLVFVGFHAFSVYMRLPSYEKVDQREIEKNLAQVINAFGYQKENLAVALVDYSSWDETYRFALGSNPLYVDENFGEGTFQNLKLHFIAIIDNDRKIMYCQFYDLDESQKVDAPDELIQLLETDAVFSPPTVDASVVTGFATLNNEPFIIASAPILTSQNQGPIVGRMIFGESLSDQIGRLEKILNFHASIVSLTDFEADNNEIAQRLLSDPTQRVVKNNDDLILSGYVLVNDIHSNPLLVLQVTNERVAFQEAKSQSFLFLGGSIVLAVILGIGLSILIETSVIRPIKRLASAVKSTSLNAKQPQQFSKVGSDELNLVYSAVHETLDKKFEAMKEVSVMVAHDLRNPLAGIKNAVYVIGKRNTNLDAESKAMLKTINECVDYSDKIVSDLLDFSTEIKLEKKRYPLKELVDTSLRQFSPPGNIAVANMTGPEVEVLVDHEKIIRVFSNLVKNAFDAMPDGGMLSISSRKARKQVVVEFADSGVGMSKQTLEKLWTPFFTTKAKGMGVGLPICKKIVEAHGGRIEVESALGKGTIFRVFLASD